A window from Pyrococcus yayanosii CH1 encodes these proteins:
- a CDS encoding ribonuclease P protein component 2, with translation MREKPKTLPPTLRDKHRYIAFQIIGERPLKRNDVKRLIWEASLRVLGELGTAEAKPWFIDFDEESQTGIVRCDRNHVERIRFALALITEFNGTRLIVRTLGVSGTIRRLKRKFLSEFGWR, from the coding sequence ATGAGGGAAAAGCCAAAGACGCTCCCGCCGACCCTCAGGGACAAGCACCGCTACATAGCCTTCCAGATAATAGGAGAGAGGCCCCTGAAAAGGAATGATGTGAAGAGGCTCATCTGGGAGGCATCCCTCAGGGTTCTCGGCGAGCTGGGAACTGCGGAGGCAAAGCCCTGGTTCATAGACTTCGACGAAGAGAGCCAGACAGGAATAGTGAGGTGCGATAGAAACCATGTTGAGAGGATTCGCTTCGCCCTCGCCCTGATCACGGAGTTCAACGGGACGAGGCTTATCGTGAGGACGCTCGGCGTATCGGGGACCATAAGAAGACTGAAGAGGAAGTTCCTCTCGGAATTCGGATGGAGGTGA
- a CDS encoding transcription initiation factor IIB, with translation MNKQRVCPVCGWTEFIYDPERGEIVCAKCGYVVEENIIDMGPEWRAFDASQRERRSRTGAPESILLHDKGLSTDIGIDRSLTGLMREKMYRLRRWQSRLRVSDAAERNLAFALSELDRITAQLKLPKHVEEEAARLYREAVRRGLIRGRSIESVIAACVYAACRLLKVPRTLDEISDISRVDKKEIGRSYRFIARNLNLTPKKLFVKPTDYVNKFADELGLSEKVRRKAVEILEEAYRKGLTSGKSPAGLVAAALYIASLLEGEKRTQREVAEVARVTEVTVRNRYKELVEKLGIKVPIA, from the coding sequence GTGAATAAGCAGAGGGTTTGTCCCGTTTGTGGTTGGACGGAATTCATATATGATCCCGAGAGGGGGGAAATCGTCTGTGCAAAGTGCGGCTACGTTGTCGAGGAGAACATAATCGACATGGGACCTGAATGGAGGGCCTTTGACGCTTCTCAGAGGGAGAGAAGGTCTAGGACAGGAGCTCCTGAGAGTATTCTTCTTCATGATAAGGGTCTCTCCACGGACATAGGCATAGATCGCTCTCTCACGGGTTTGATGAGGGAGAAGATGTATAGGCTTAGGAGGTGGCAGTCTCGTTTGAGGGTTAGTGATGCTGCGGAGCGTAATCTTGCTTTTGCTCTTAGTGAGCTTGATAGGATTACGGCCCAGCTTAAGCTTCCGAAGCATGTTGAGGAGGAGGCGGCTAGGCTTTATAGGGAGGCTGTTAGGAGGGGGCTTATTAGGGGCCGCTCAATTGAGAGTGTTATTGCAGCTTGCGTTTACGCCGCCTGCAGGCTCCTAAAAGTCCCAAGAACCCTCGACGAAATCAGCGACATCTCAAGAGTTGATAAGAAGGAAATTGGGAGAAGTTATCGCTTCATAGCCCGCAATTTAAACCTCACACCCAAGAAATTATTCGTGAAACCCACGGATTACGTGAACAAGTTTGCCGATGAACTAGGCTTGAGTGAAAAGGTTAGAAGAAAAGCCGTGGAAATTTTGGAAGAAGCTTATAGGAAGGGATTGACAAGCGGGAAAAGCCCCGCTGGTTTAGTAGCAGCAGCCCTCTACATCGCCTCCCTCCTCGAAGGAGAAAAAAGAACCCAAAGAGAGGTTGCTGAGGTCGCTCGCGTTACCGAGGTAACCGTTAGGAACCGCTACAAGGAGCTTGTGGAAAAGCTGGGAATAAAGGTTCCGATAGCCTAA
- the fen gene encoding flap endonuclease-1 — MGVPIGELLPRKEIELENLYGKKVAIDALNAIYQFLSTIRQRDGTPLMDSKGRITSHLSGLFYRTINLMEAGIKPAYVFDGKPPAFKKKELEKRREAREEAEERWREALERGNIEEARKYAQRATRVNEALVEDAKKLLELMGIPVIQAPSEGEAQAAYIAAKGAVYASASQDYDSLLFGAPRLVRNLTITGKRKLPGKDVYVDVKPELIVLEEVLKALKIDREKLIELAILVGTDYNPGGVKGIGPKKALEIVRHSKDPLAKWQKVSDVDLYAIKEFFLNPPVTDNYELKWKEPDEEGILKFLCDEHDFSEERVKNGIERLKTAVKAGKQVTLESWFGKK, encoded by the coding sequence ATGGGAGTTCCCATAGGTGAGCTCCTGCCGAGGAAGGAGATAGAGCTTGAGAACCTATATGGGAAGAAGGTCGCGATTGACGCTCTCAACGCCATCTATCAGTTTCTCTCCACCATAAGGCAAAGGGACGGAACGCCCCTCATGGACTCTAAGGGGCGGATAACATCCCATCTGAGCGGGCTCTTCTACAGGACGATAAACCTCATGGAGGCGGGAATAAAGCCTGCCTACGTCTTCGATGGGAAGCCGCCTGCCTTCAAGAAAAAGGAGCTTGAAAAGAGAAGAGAGGCAAGGGAGGAAGCTGAGGAAAGGTGGCGTGAAGCCCTAGAGCGGGGGAACATTGAAGAGGCTAGGAAGTACGCCCAGAGGGCTACTAGGGTTAACGAGGCTCTTGTGGAGGATGCCAAGAAGCTCCTCGAGCTCATGGGAATACCTGTTATCCAAGCTCCAAGCGAGGGAGAGGCCCAAGCTGCCTACATAGCTGCCAAGGGAGCTGTTTATGCTTCCGCCAGCCAAGACTACGACTCCCTTCTCTTCGGTGCCCCGAGGCTCGTAAGAAACCTAACGATTACGGGGAAAAGGAAGCTTCCCGGGAAGGACGTTTACGTGGACGTAAAGCCGGAGCTCATAGTGCTTGAGGAGGTCCTCAAAGCCCTGAAGATAGACAGGGAGAAGCTCATAGAGCTGGCTATCCTCGTGGGTACCGATTACAATCCCGGCGGCGTTAAGGGGATTGGCCCAAAAAAGGCCCTTGAGATAGTCAGGCACTCCAAGGATCCGTTGGCGAAGTGGCAGAAGGTCAGCGACGTCGACCTTTACGCCATAAAGGAGTTCTTCCTGAACCCGCCCGTCACGGACAACTATGAGCTCAAATGGAAGGAGCCTGACGAGGAGGGCATACTGAAATTCCTCTGCGACGAGCACGACTTCAGTGAAGAGCGCGTCAAGAACGGCATCGAGAGACTGAAGACAGCAGTAAAGGCCGGAAAACAGGTCACCTTGGAAAGCTGGTTTGGGAAAAAGTGA
- a CDS encoding ABC transporter ATP-binding protein, protein MGEPVLKVENLKKYFPVRGLIRTIGWVKAVDGVSFEIDRGETFGLVGESGCGKTTTGRTILRLIEPTDGKIIFMGKEVTKLKGEEMKWFRRKAQIMFQDPYSSLNPRQTVFQIIMEPVRFHGIEVDDPEEFVVGLLKSVGLNEMHLYRYPHEFSGGQRQRIALARILALKPEFIVLDEPTSALDVSVQANILNTLKELQEKHGFTYLFISHDLGVVKYMSDRIGVMYLGKLVEVGPSDRIFENPLHPYTQMLLSAIPVPDPDIAREMKAKRQPIKGEPPSPINPPKGCRFHPRCPFAKAGLCDGKEPTIVEAEKDHYVACWLYAKA, encoded by the coding sequence ATGGGAGAACCCGTGCTCAAGGTTGAGAACCTCAAGAAGTACTTCCCTGTCAGGGGCCTCATCAGGACGATCGGCTGGGTGAAGGCCGTTGACGGCGTGAGCTTCGAGATAGATAGGGGCGAAACCTTTGGTTTAGTCGGGGAGAGCGGATGTGGCAAGACAACGACGGGGAGGACCATACTCAGGCTCATAGAGCCCACGGATGGTAAGATAATCTTCATGGGAAAGGAGGTTACCAAGCTCAAGGGCGAGGAAATGAAATGGTTCCGCAGAAAGGCCCAGATTATGTTCCAAGACCCGTACTCATCGCTCAACCCGAGGCAGACGGTTTTCCAGATAATCATGGAGCCAGTCCGGTTCCACGGCATAGAGGTGGATGACCCCGAGGAATTCGTGGTAGGGTTGTTGAAGAGTGTCGGCCTGAACGAAATGCATCTTTACCGCTACCCTCACGAGTTCTCAGGTGGGCAGAGGCAGAGAATAGCCCTTGCAAGGATTCTGGCACTCAAGCCTGAGTTCATAGTACTCGATGAGCCCACCTCCGCTCTCGACGTATCCGTACAAGCTAATATCCTCAACACCCTCAAGGAGCTTCAGGAAAAGCACGGCTTCACTTACCTCTTCATATCCCACGACCTCGGTGTCGTCAAATACATGAGCGACCGCATAGGCGTCATGTATCTTGGCAAGCTCGTCGAGGTTGGACCCTCAGACAGGATATTCGAGAATCCATTGCACCCATACACGCAGATGCTCCTGTCCGCCATACCAGTCCCCGATCCGGACATAGCGAGGGAAATGAAGGCAAAGAGACAACCGATAAAAGGTGAGCCTCCAAGCCCCATTAATCCGCCGAAAGGATGCCGCTTCCATCCCCGCTGTCCTTTCGCCAAGGCTGGCCTATGCGATGGAAAGGAGCCAACGATTGTTGAGGCCGAGAAGGACCATTACGTTGCCTGCTGGCTCTACGCTAAGGCATAA
- a CDS encoding ABC transporter ATP-binding protein, with translation MPEPILQVRDLTVHFYTYAGIVKAIEKVSFDVYRGETFALVGETGCGKSVTSRALTQLIESPGRIVSGQVLYHKEDGSVVDLLKLKEEEIRQIRGNEIAYIFQDPHASLDPLYTVGYQIAEAMGVHGKVKDIKEGIKRAIEILRSVLIPDPERRVKNYPHELSGGMKQRVVIGIGVANNPRILIADEPTTALDVTVQAQILDLLERMKEMYKATVILITHNLGVVAEIADRVAVMYAGKIVEIGSVDQIFKNPLHPYTQGLLRAVPNPMTKIEKLEAIPGTVPNLINPPSGCRFHPRCPRVMSICKEKVPELKEMEPGHFVACHLY, from the coding sequence GTGCCTGAGCCAATACTCCAAGTTCGTGACCTTACCGTTCACTTCTATACCTACGCGGGCATTGTTAAAGCGATAGAGAAGGTATCCTTCGACGTTTACAGGGGAGAAACGTTTGCCCTCGTCGGGGAGACTGGTTGCGGTAAGAGCGTAACGTCGAGGGCCCTAACCCAGCTCATAGAGAGCCCCGGCAGGATAGTTAGTGGTCAGGTCCTCTACCACAAGGAAGATGGAAGCGTAGTCGACCTCCTCAAGCTCAAAGAGGAAGAGATCAGGCAGATAAGGGGCAACGAGATAGCCTACATCTTCCAGGACCCGCACGCCTCTCTTGACCCCCTCTATACCGTCGGCTATCAAATAGCCGAGGCCATGGGGGTTCACGGCAAGGTTAAGGACATAAAGGAAGGAATAAAGAGGGCAATTGAAATCCTCAGGTCTGTCCTCATACCCGATCCGGAGAGGAGAGTGAAGAACTATCCCCACGAGCTCTCCGGTGGAATGAAGCAGCGTGTCGTCATAGGAATTGGTGTTGCCAATAACCCCCGCATACTCATAGCTGACGAGCCCACCACTGCCCTAGACGTTACCGTCCAGGCCCAGATACTCGACCTGCTGGAGAGGATGAAGGAGATGTACAAGGCGACCGTCATCCTTATAACCCACAACCTCGGCGTCGTCGCCGAAATTGCTGACAGGGTCGCAGTTATGTACGCCGGTAAAATCGTAGAGATTGGTTCAGTGGATCAGATATTCAAGAATCCACTTCACCCCTACACACAGGGCCTCCTCAGGGCCGTCCCCAACCCAATGACGAAGATAGAGAAACTGGAAGCAATACCAGGAACCGTGCCAAACCTCATCAATCCACCCAGCGGATGCCGCTTCCACCCCAGGTGTCCCCGGGTCATGTCCATATGCAAGGAAAAGGTTCCCGAGCTGAAGGAGATGGAGCCCGGACACTTTGTGGCCTGCCATCTCTACTGA
- a CDS encoding ABC transporter permease, whose translation MQEEYKKTILDKLADKLVYGLGKFISLFKKGWIEKNRSKLEEWRLMLYALNRSPPALIGLFLVLIFIFLGIFGPYLAPWKYNFFPTLYTANYDQVYLVPPGSRATLEFYNNTVVYYPLGSDHYGRDLLSLILQGARTSFVISIIVIALGVPLGIILGLIAGYYGGKIDELIMRITDMFLAFPALILAIAFSAVLPDRIQGFISAHPALQDFILALFALDQREAGNIGRLLAVIVAMIIVWWPGYARITRGSTLTEREKLYVEAARAIGLPSRTIMLRHILPNIIGPILVYITLDFGGVVLMEAGLSFLGLGATPPIADWGRIVYDGAQYFPRCWWLVFYPGLVVLLTALGWNLLGDGLRDILDPKTRRSIEFKVKKKEGEEGA comes from the coding sequence ATGCAGGAGGAATACAAGAAGACGATACTTGACAAGCTTGCGGATAAACTTGTCTATGGTCTCGGAAAGTTCATAAGCCTTTTCAAGAAAGGGTGGATAGAGAAGAATCGCTCAAAGTTGGAAGAATGGCGCCTAATGCTCTACGCCCTCAATCGCTCCCCTCCCGCCCTGATAGGCCTATTCCTCGTATTGATATTCATCTTCCTCGGTATCTTTGGCCCCTACCTCGCCCCCTGGAAGTACAACTTCTTTCCGACCCTCTATACTGCCAATTACGACCAGGTATATCTCGTCCCGCCCGGTAGCAGGGCCACACTGGAGTTTTATAACAATACAGTGGTCTACTACCCGCTCGGTTCTGACCACTACGGCAGGGACCTGCTCAGCCTAATACTGCAGGGTGCGAGGACGAGCTTCGTGATATCGATAATCGTCATAGCCCTCGGTGTTCCTCTCGGCATAATCCTTGGTCTGATAGCCGGGTACTATGGAGGAAAGATAGACGAGCTGATAATGCGTATCACGGACATGTTCCTCGCGTTCCCAGCACTCATCTTGGCCATAGCCTTCTCGGCGGTGCTTCCTGACAGGATACAGGGATTCATATCGGCCCACCCGGCCCTACAGGACTTTATACTGGCACTCTTCGCTCTCGACCAGAGAGAGGCCGGCAACATTGGAAGGTTACTGGCAGTTATAGTTGCCATGATAATAGTCTGGTGGCCAGGCTACGCCAGAATAACAAGAGGTTCAACTCTCACGGAGAGGGAGAAGCTTTACGTTGAGGCGGCAAGGGCCATAGGGCTCCCATCGAGGACCATAATGCTGAGACACATCCTTCCCAACATCATCGGACCCATCTTGGTGTACATAACCCTCGACTTCGGCGGCGTCGTCCTCATGGAAGCCGGCCTGAGTTTTCTCGGTCTCGGTGCAACTCCACCGATAGCCGACTGGGGAAGGATAGTGTACGACGGTGCTCAGTACTTCCCAAGGTGCTGGTGGCTCGTGTTCTACCCTGGCCTTGTGGTTCTCCTGACGGCCCTCGGCTGGAACCTCCTTGGTGACGGCCTTAGGGACATCCTTGATCCTAAGACGAGAAGGAGCATAGAGTTCAAGGTTAAGAAGAAGGAGGGTGAGGAGGGTGCCTGA
- a CDS encoding ABC transporter permease, with product MANLKKFLIRRMLTFIPTIIGVTLIVFLIAYKIPADPARAWAGGEKASQEAIERIIREYHLDKPWYDQYIFLMKGLLTNSIIDPRTSNPVMTDISRRFPVTLQLAIIAFTFMLIIGIPLGLISALKRNSWVDTLVRIFALLGVSTPAFWLGYLMIYVFFVKLRVTTLAGVPPTPATQITHVPMIDALLTGDFALFKQHLARFWLPGFTLGFLGMGVVARFVRNSFLEALSSDFVQFLKAKGVPKMRVYRHALKNALVPIVTVLGLQFGGLLGGTPITETVFSLPGMGRYAVQAIQNLDFPVVIAVTFIYAIIYVTTNLIVDILYAIIDPRVRY from the coding sequence ATGGCGAACCTGAAAAAGTTCCTGATAAGGAGGATGCTGACTTTCATACCGACGATAATTGGAGTAACGCTCATAGTGTTTCTAATAGCCTACAAGATACCAGCAGACCCGGCCAGAGCATGGGCTGGCGGTGAGAAGGCCTCCCAGGAGGCCATCGAAAGAATAATCAGAGAGTACCACCTCGACAAGCCTTGGTACGACCAGTACATCTTCCTCATGAAGGGCCTGCTGACGAACTCGATAATTGACCCCAGAACATCTAACCCCGTTATGACGGACATCTCCCGCAGGTTCCCCGTAACGTTGCAACTGGCTATAATAGCGTTCACCTTCATGCTCATAATAGGAATCCCGCTCGGCCTTATATCCGCCCTAAAGAGGAACTCCTGGGTTGATACCCTTGTTAGAATATTCGCCCTCCTTGGCGTCTCGACCCCAGCTTTTTGGCTCGGATACTTGATGATATACGTATTCTTCGTGAAGCTTAGGGTCACTACCCTGGCGGGCGTCCCACCCACTCCCGCAACTCAAATAACCCACGTTCCCATGATAGACGCCCTCCTGACCGGAGACTTCGCACTCTTCAAGCAACACCTCGCAAGGTTCTGGCTGCCAGGCTTTACCCTTGGCTTCCTTGGCATGGGTGTCGTTGCAAGGTTTGTCAGAAACAGCTTCCTCGAAGCCCTTAGCTCTGACTTCGTACAGTTCCTAAAAGCCAAAGGAGTTCCAAAGATGAGGGTATACAGGCATGCCCTCAAGAACGCCCTCGTTCCCATAGTCACGGTTCTTGGTCTTCAGTTCGGAGGCCTGCTCGGCGGAACTCCCATCACCGAGACCGTCTTTTCATTACCGGGAATGGGTAGATATGCGGTCCAGGCAATTCAGAACCTTGACTTTCCAGTGGTCATCGCCGTGACATTCATCTACGCGATAATCTACGTAACGACCAACCTGATAGTGGACATCCTCTACGCGATAATCGACCCGAGAGTTAGGTACTGA
- a CDS encoding ABC transporter substrate-binding protein, which produces MKRTIFSLLLVSVLIFGTIASGCIGGGETGTTTTAPRPTQTGPTETQPQGVTQAILELDKVAVIDTGTAIVVVGPKGEEPTVSIPSGKKVIRVTYVVDEANTPDVKTLMEQGQGFGAINPAFFRETHVDALVIAARRETQPEIRTELFKALYILGNYYVPEVILGQNRQLRVYWDWVKGRYYHPTLPERYDLLWEDPNAPSVDTGIGSYKNDAETLVIGTIGWPESFDPAWTYETFGWEIWHEIGDTLVTYWKEETEHVTPDLAVAWAHNKEGTEWYFVIRGGVVAYDPWNEKTYPIDAVDVLFTFWRVQRLGHSVSWMVAEFMDVSASQALTEEEFNNYLKDHPLIAEYNGKTKEIRSLDELLQFFGYSGKTAGVFKLVLPHPYAAILNIVADPFLSVVPMEYLLGDKYEEALKASNYGKNPDAWADYVKEGADDATHQLMHRQPVGTGPFYVKDYQENSYIVLEYNPYYWNATANPGHKRVIYIINDDAVSRVNLFLTGTVDIVALPTEKIEDVKGKTLGNYKVVVQTELLQPILTFIVFNTQREPFNNVKVRQALAYAIPYDQIANVVYNGLLERNWGPIPKPWPGYTEYGIIKYDYNLAKAKQLLQEAGIDPSKYSIKLYYNAGNSQREKIMTLLQNIWSQLGFQVTVESYEWPVYLQKTSHGDYDVYVVGWVPDYLDSDNWVGPFLYGATKFKEVNIEVSG; this is translated from the coding sequence ATGAAAAGGACCATCTTTTCCCTTCTGCTAGTAAGCGTTTTGATTTTCGGAACAATTGCCAGCGGTTGTATTGGAGGCGGTGAAACTGGTACCACCACAACAGCACCACGCCCCACCCAGACGGGGCCCACCGAGACTCAGCCTCAAGGCGTAACTCAGGCCATCCTTGAGCTTGATAAAGTTGCCGTGATTGACACGGGTACCGCTATAGTGGTAGTAGGTCCGAAGGGAGAGGAGCCAACTGTCTCAATACCGAGCGGTAAGAAGGTCATAAGGGTCACATATGTTGTAGACGAAGCCAACACGCCCGACGTCAAGACCCTGATGGAGCAGGGCCAGGGATTCGGTGCTATTAATCCCGCCTTCTTCAGGGAAACTCACGTGGACGCTCTCGTTATAGCCGCTAGGAGAGAGACCCAGCCCGAGATAAGGACCGAGCTGTTCAAGGCACTCTACATTCTCGGCAACTACTACGTGCCCGAGGTCATCCTCGGCCAGAACAGGCAGCTCCGTGTCTATTGGGACTGGGTCAAGGGGCGCTACTACCACCCAACCCTACCCGAGCGCTACGACCTCCTCTGGGAGGATCCAAACGCCCCTTCGGTTGACACTGGTATTGGGAGCTACAAGAACGATGCCGAAACCCTCGTCATAGGCACCATCGGATGGCCCGAGAGCTTTGACCCGGCATGGACCTATGAGACCTTCGGATGGGAGATATGGCACGAGATAGGCGACACCCTTGTTACCTACTGGAAGGAGGAAACTGAGCACGTCACCCCCGACCTAGCGGTAGCGTGGGCTCACAACAAGGAGGGCACCGAATGGTACTTCGTCATCAGGGGAGGCGTCGTCGCCTACGACCCATGGAACGAGAAGACTTACCCGATCGACGCTGTTGACGTGCTCTTCACCTTCTGGCGCGTCCAGAGGCTCGGCCACTCCGTCAGCTGGATGGTAGCCGAGTTCATGGATGTCTCCGCTTCTCAGGCCCTCACCGAAGAGGAGTTCAACAACTACCTCAAGGACCACCCGCTCATTGCCGAGTACAATGGCAAGACCAAGGAGATAAGGTCCCTTGACGAGCTCCTCCAGTTCTTCGGATACAGCGGCAAAACAGCTGGAGTCTTCAAGCTCGTCCTGCCGCACCCGTACGCCGCCATACTGAACATAGTGGCCGATCCGTTCCTCAGCGTCGTGCCGATGGAGTACCTCCTTGGCGACAAGTACGAGGAAGCCCTCAAGGCCAGTAACTACGGTAAGAACCCCGATGCCTGGGCTGACTACGTCAAGGAGGGAGCCGACGACGCCACTCACCAGCTCATGCACAGGCAGCCCGTTGGCACTGGGCCGTTCTACGTCAAGGACTACCAGGAGAACAGCTACATCGTGCTTGAATACAACCCGTACTACTGGAACGCCACCGCAAATCCCGGTCACAAGAGGGTCATCTACATCATCAACGACGACGCTGTCTCGAGGGTTAACCTCTTCCTGACTGGCACCGTTGACATCGTCGCCCTGCCAACGGAAAAGATTGAGGATGTCAAGGGCAAGACCCTTGGCAACTATAAGGTCGTCGTCCAGACGGAGCTCCTCCAGCCCATCCTGACGTTCATAGTCTTCAACACCCAGAGGGAGCCCTTCAACAACGTCAAGGTCAGGCAAGCCCTCGCCTACGCAATCCCGTATGACCAGATAGCCAACGTCGTATACAATGGCCTCCTCGAGAGGAACTGGGGTCCAATACCCAAGCCTTGGCCCGGCTATACCGAGTACGGCATAATCAAGTACGACTACAACCTCGCGAAGGCCAAGCAGCTTCTCCAGGAGGCTGGCATTGACCCGAGCAAGTACTCCATCAAGCTCTACTACAACGCCGGCAACTCCCAGCGTGAGAAAATAATGACACTACTCCAGAACATCTGGAGCCAGCTCGGATTCCAGGTTACTGTGGAGAGCTACGAGTGGCCAGTGTACCTCCAGAAGACTTCGCACGGTGACTATGACGTATATGTCGTGGGATGGGTGCCCGACTACCTCGACTCCGACAACTGGGTTGGACCATTCCTCTACGGAGCCACAAAGTTCAAGGAGGTCAACATCGAAGTTTCCGGATGA
- the pyrH gene encoding UMP kinase, translating into MRVVFDIGGSVLVPDEPDVDFISRVAYELTKVSEEHEVAVVVGGGRTARKYIMAAGKLGANETFKDYLGILVTRANALLLIAALRERAYPKVVEDFREAWRIIQLKKIPVMGGTHPGHTTDAVAALLAEFLNADLFVIVTNVEGVYDSDPKKNPEAKKIPKMRASELVEIVARAEGKAGESTVVDLLAAKVIQRSGIRTYIVGREDALRLFDVIKGKHSGTVIEPDPAPFVDNHRQ; encoded by the coding sequence ATGAGGGTGGTGTTCGATATTGGGGGGTCAGTTCTCGTTCCAGATGAGCCGGACGTGGACTTCATAAGCAGAGTGGCTTATGAGCTCACGAAGGTAAGTGAGGAGCACGAGGTAGCCGTCGTCGTCGGAGGCGGAAGAACGGCCCGGAAGTACATTATGGCCGCTGGCAAGCTCGGCGCGAACGAGACCTTCAAGGACTATCTAGGAATTCTCGTTACCAGAGCAAACGCCCTTCTGCTGATAGCAGCCCTAAGGGAGAGGGCCTATCCCAAGGTCGTTGAGGACTTCAGGGAGGCTTGGAGAATAATTCAGCTCAAGAAGATACCCGTCATGGGAGGTACGCATCCCGGTCACACCACGGACGCCGTCGCGGCTCTCCTGGCCGAGTTCTTAAACGCGGACCTTTTTGTCATAGTGACAAACGTTGAAGGAGTTTACGACAGCGACCCCAAAAAGAACCCAGAAGCCAAAAAGATACCCAAAATGAGGGCTTCAGAGCTAGTTGAGATTGTCGCAAGGGCGGAAGGAAAGGCAGGGGAGAGCACCGTGGTCGACCTTTTGGCCGCCAAGGTCATCCAGAGGAGCGGAATAAGGACGTACATCGTGGGTAGGGAAGATGCTCTGAGGCTCTTCGACGTCATCAAGGGCAAGCACTCTGGAACGGTCATCGAGCCAGACCCTGCACCATTCGTAGATAATCACAGACAGTGA
- the rpsJ gene encoding 30S ribosomal protein S10, with protein sequence MQKARIKLASTNVRSLDEVANQIRQIAERTGVRMSGPIPLPTKRIRITTRKSPDGEGSATFDRWELRIHKRLIDIEADERAMRQIMRIRVPEDVTIEIELIS encoded by the coding sequence ATGCAGAAGGCAAGGATCAAGCTTGCCAGCACTAATGTTCGCTCCCTCGACGAGGTCGCCAACCAGATCAGGCAGATAGCCGAGAGGACAGGTGTTAGGATGAGCGGCCCCATACCGCTCCCGACGAAGAGGATTAGGATCACCACCAGGAAGAGCCCTGACGGAGAAGGAAGTGCCACGTTCGACCGCTGGGAGCTCCGCATCCACAAGAGGCTTATTGACATCGAGGCCGATGAGAGGGCTATGCGCCAGATTATGCGCATCCGCGTTCCTGAAGATGTCACAATCGAAATTGAGCTTATCTCCTGA